A genomic stretch from Scheffersomyces stipitis CBS 6054 chromosome 6, complete sequence includes:
- a CDS encoding mRNA poyadenylation and turnover, with translation MEVNTCRICRGEATRTQPLLHPCKCRGSIKYIHQECLLEWLRHSNKSSEKCDICNTQYKFRIIYDPEMPSRIPFLLVWFKLIQILSSGAIKSVSIALYINCLVLQVPLYWKFAGRIYTWAIDGQLPAKNPTFLSALLFGEYDIRSYIESAASALDTGFEVSSFQLSLLKLRKFFEYTYFSGIRYIFIAIAVHIALFIEHEWVIRDEGFQKLLLRKIGSEPSAKLVDLLQQTLHAQRGDGNNNNEEATANLERLETLARAIRDLQDENINNNNNNNEALRNAINARNIFNDDVNIGEADDEDDLSEGEDDDEWFQQDIDHDEMDAEVAALAEANADGGGGFGDLLELFGINLNIKTPIFLMFVSDFVISAYLFLIYLIPHMLGNLFFSVAGMGIRLVNSSVIRSLISPMRFPASNIYINLFEAEHPHYSLAERIILLTIGYAIIAFGIYRFMKVLVKGKKPVMGTPRKIYKILFEVSSTAKVFFIFSIEIFFFPVYCGWLLDFCVAPLVLPQFTRKSPSGVDTFVVLVSSYYDSLQETYLRVLMYWSSGTLYMLLFALFVGMVRTNILRPGVLFFIRSPDDPNARLIHDALVKPLMLQLSRIYLSAKVYTGFIIIGIGGVTWGLRHILSTTKGTIFLPIQSSSVFFDIILCVLATRSLVSQQWALEYCQLYWTRVFEISCHKLRLSHFILGKPISQERGYTVYRNIFQTIMATAQPDFTSPVSYRQAQEIFKSNPNVNACFVPDGNYIRAPDSDTVSRKFVKKLFVSVTKDDKLLTAAEINTAPSAYETPSSEAEDELSTDNSYTIVYRPPHFKMRCLALICMLWVFAVIITMAVTFGALLSGRMILIVASYTADSKLYDAMVKRQYRFDIPCLAIGLLLEFTLLYQFDQGRPQQQLGNQRNAGNEFRFDQFQERFRKELTYVCVIGSFLLWALWVQGVHILCVDRPIRFLFNTPDGPFIVDKFSIPVHFLVSFWTFLPFIYYVMNSTRFVRIENNNDGEFDIARILSACGFYQALINIAIVVVPTASLNFYLSYLGKPADDSRRIYMFPLAYFFFIVAKSIHEAYRFYSRVNDQVKNERYVRGRAIENVEISDNEQ, from the exons ATGGAGGTTAACACTTGTCGTATTTGTCGTGGAGAAGCGACACGAACACAGCCTTTGTTGCACCCGTGCAAATGTAGAGGTTCTATCAAGTATATCCATCAGGAGTGTTTGCTTGAATGGCTCAGACATCTGAACAAACTGTCAGAAAAATGTGATATTTGCAACACCCAGTACAAATTTCGGATTATCTATGATCCGGAAATGCCATCCCGGATCCCGTTCTTGCTTGTGtggttcaagttgatccagatCTTGCTGCTGGGAGCCATTAAATCCGTTCTGATAGCGCTATATATCAACTGTCTAGTGCTACAAGTACCACTATACTGGAAGTTTGCTGGTAGAATCTATACATGGGCCATAGACGGTCAGTTGCCGGCGAAAAACCCGACATTTTTGCTGGCGCTCTTGTTTGGAGAGTACGATATTCGTAGCTATATCGAGTCTGCTGCCTCAGCTCTAGACACTGGCTTTGAagtatcttcttttcagcttctgcTTCTCAAACTCCGTAAGTTCTTTGAGTACACGTATTTCAGCGGAATCCGTTACATTTTCATTGCAATTGCTGTTCATATCGCTTTGTTTATTGAACATGAATGGGTAATAAGAGATGAAGGATTTCAAAAGCTTTTGCTTCGAAAGATCGGCTCTGAACCTAGTGCTAAACTCGTCGACTTGCTCCAGCAGACTTTGCATGCTCAAAGAGGAGATGgtaacaataataatgaaGAAGCTACGGCCAATTTGGAACGTTTGGAGACACTTGCTAGAGCCATCagagatcttcaagatgaaaacattaacaataacaacaataacaatgAGGCTCTTCGTAATGCTATAAATGCCAGAAATATTTTCAACGATGATGTCAATATTGGCGAAGctgacgatgaagacgatcTTTCTGAAGGCGAA GATGATGATGAATGGTTCCAACAAGATATTGACCATGACGAAATGGATGCAGAAGTTGCCGCTTTAGCTGAGGCAAATGCTGATGGAGGAGGAGGTTTTGGTGATCTTTTAGAACTCTTTGGGATCAACTTAAATATCAAGACGCCGATTTTCCTTATGTTTGTCTCTGACTTTGTCATTTCTGCatatttatttttgatatACTTAATTCCTCACATGCTTGgaaacttgttcttctcgGTGGCTGGCATGGGGATCAGATTGGTCAACTCCAGCGTGATAAGAAGTCTCATTTCGCCTATG AGAT TCCCCGCATCCAACATTTATATCAATCTCTTTGAAGCTGAGCATCCCCACTACTCATTGGCGGAGAGAATCATTCTTCTTACGATTGGATATGCCATCATTGCCTTTGGAATCTACCGGTTTATGAAAGTACTTGTCAAAGGTAAGAAGCCTGTAATGGGTACCCCCAGAAAGATTTACAAGATTCTCTTCGAGGTAAGCTCCACAGCAAAAGtatttttcatcttttccattgagatcttcttcttcccTGTCTACTGTGGATGGCTTCTTGACTTTTGTGTGGCACCTTTAGTCTTGCCCCAGTTCACGAGGAAGTCACCTTCAGGTGTTGATACGTTTGTGGTGTTGGTATCTTCGTATTATGACTCACTCCAGGAGACATATTTGCGTGTATTAATGTACTGGAGCTCGGGAACACTTTATATGCTTCTCTTTGCACTTTTTGTTGGCATGGTTCGTACCAATATCTTACGCCCCGGcgttcttttcttcatcagatCACCTGACGACCCCAATGCCCGTTTAATCCATGATGCTCTCGTGAAACCACTCATGTTGCAATTGTCTCGTATATACTTGAGTGCTAAAGTGTATACTGGATTTATTATAATTGGTATTGGAGGTGTCACCTGGGGATTGAGACATATATTGAGCACTACAAAAGGAACcatatttcttccaatacAGAGTTCTTCGGTCTTCTTTGATATCATCCTCTGTGTTTTGGCGACGAGAAGCTTGGTTTCCCAGCAATGGGCTCTTGAATACTGTCAGCTATACTGGACTAGAGTGTTCGAAATCTCGTGTCACAAGTTGCGTTTGTCTCACTTCATTTTGGGCAAGCCGATTTCGCAAGAAAGAGGCTATACTGTCTACAGAAACATTTTCCAGACGATAATGGCCACGGCCCAGCCTGATTTCACCTCCCCAGTCTCATACAGACAAGCCCAAGAGATCTTTAAACTGAACCCCAATGTTAATGCCTGTTTTGTTCCTGATGGTAACTATATTAGAGCTCCAGACAGCGACACGGTTTCTCGTAAAttcgtcaagaagttgttcgTCTCTGTCACAAAGGACGACAAGTTACTAACTGCAGCAGAAATCAACACTGCCCCTTCAGCTTACGAGACTCCTTCATCTGAAGCAGAAGACGAACTCAGTACAGACAATTCATACACTATTGTCTACAGACCGCCTCACTTCAAGATGCGCTGTTTGGCACTTATTTGTATGCTTTGGGTGTTTGCTGTCATCATAACTATGGCAGTAACATTTGGAGCATTGTTGCTGGGACGGATGATACTCATTGTTGCCCTGTACACTGCTGATTCCAAGTTGTACGATGCCATGGTCAAACGCCAATACCGATTCGACATCCCGTGTTTGGCAATTGGTCTACTTTTGGAATTCACCTTGTTGTATCAATTTGACCAGGGT CGGCCtcagcaacaacttggaaaccaaagaaatgCAGGCAACGAGTTCagatttgatcaattccaagaaCGGTTCAGAAAGGAGTTGACTTACGTATGTGTCATCGGCTCTTTTCTCTTATGGGCCCTTTGGGTTCAGGGTGTACACATTCTCTGTGTGGATCGCCCGATTcgtttcttgttcaacaccCCCGATGGTCCATTTATAGTTGACAAGTTTTCTATTCCCGTCCATTTCCTTGTCTCGTTCTGGACGTTTCTCCCATTCATTTACTACGTTATGAACTCCACTAGGTTTGTACGTATTGAAAACAATAATGATGGCGAGTTTGACATTGCTCGAATTCTCTCGGCATGTGGATTCTACCAGGCGTTGATCAACATCGCTATCGTAGTAGTCCCTACAGCTTCACTCAATTTCTACTTGTCATATCTCGGAAAGCCAGCTGACGACTCAAGACGGATCTACATGTTTCCCTTAGCctactttttcttcattgtAGCCAAGTCGATTCACGAAGCATACCGATTCTATTCTAGAGTCAACGACCAGGTAAAGAACGAGCGTTATGTGAGAGGTAGAGctattgaaaatgttgaaatttCTGACAACGAACAATAG
- a CDS encoding Dolichyl-phosphate-mannose--protein mannosyltransferase 1 (go_component membrane~go_function mannosyltransferase activity~go_process O-linked glycosylation), with protein sequence MAKKQSSAAKAAALKAKQAPSLLSVDPVVDPVFAQGAIRSYLVTDPAPTLLKKRSLLGSNEWILIAVLLVASYYVRMYNLSYPKSVVFDEVHFGGFARKYILGKYFMDVHPPLAKMLFAAVASYGGFKGDFEFKSIGDYFPEGTPYVLMRQFPALLGIGTVLLAYFTLRSSGVRPVIAFATSFLLLVENSNVTISRYILLDSPLLFFIAASIFAWKKFEIQTPFSAGWFKSLIATGVALGLALSSKWVGLFTVAWVGLSCVYQMWFIVGDLSVSAKKVVAHAFFRGSILLGVPALLYLFFFAVHFQVLSKEGDGSAFMSSAFRAGLEGNSIPKNIIAQVGLGSTVTIRHIDTQGGYLHSHEHYYPAGSKQQQITLYPHLDSNNKWFIEPYSNLTVYNETFVPLTDGMKVRLKHINSGKRLHSHDEKPPVSERDWQKEASCYGFEGFAGDANDDWVVEIVSHRTPEGEARNNVIALTSVIRFRHAMSGHYLFSSEVKLPEWGFGQQEVSAASSGRRALTHWYIETNENPMLSQSEARIINYPKLTLLQKFTESHKRMWKINQGLTDHHNWQSEPQEWPLMLRGINYWVREHRQVYLMGNAVTWWTVSSVIAVFFLYTAIQAIRWHTGSQIATDKNVYNFNFQAFSYILGWGLHYLPFFIMGRQLFLHHYLPALYFGILALGHFLELFTGYFLARSQFLQRFGLGLVTIFVALSAVFYINYSPLIYATNWTKDQCKRSKAISTWDFDCNTFHGNISEYSIDEAASLTSASKIADDLLKKVEEAHETPVAEPVQQVLKVEEPAAEDPVAEPVEEVVEVIDVSAQ encoded by the exons ATGGCCAAGAAACAGTCCTCGGCTGCTAAAGCTGCTGCGCTCAAGGCCAAACAAGCTCCTTCCCTACTTCTGGTGGATCCAGTAGTGGATCCGGTTTTCGCTCAAGGTGCTATCCGCTCGTATCTAGTGACCGACCCGGCTCCAACTTTGCTTAAAAAGCGTTCTTTGCTCGGTTCCAACGAATGGATTCTTATCGCTGTTCTACTTGTGGCTTCTTACTACGTGAGAATGTACAACTTGTCGTATCCCAAATCTGTGGTGTTTGACGAAGTACACTTCGGAGGCTTTGCCAGAAAGTATATTCTCGGTAAATACTTCATGGATGTGCACCCACCGTTGGCAAAGATGCTTTTTGCAGCTGTTGCTTCCTACGGAGGCTTCAAGGGTGATTTTGAATTCAAGAGTATTGGTGACTACTTCCCTGAAGGTACACCCTATGTTCTCATGAGACAGTTCCCCGCGTTGTTGGGTATCGGCACGGTACTCTTAGCGTACTTCACTTTGCGTAGTTCCGGCGTTAGACCTGTCATTGCTTTTGCTACcagttttcttttgttggTAGAGAACTCCAACGTAACAATCAGTAGATACATTCTCTTGGACTCTccacttcttttcttcattgcTGCATCCATTTTTGCCTGGAAGAAGTTCGAGATTCAGACCCCTTTCTCCGCTGGCTGGTTCAAGAGTTTGATTGCTACCGGTGTTGCTCTTGGTTTAGCTCTTAGTTCCAAGTGGGTGGGCCTTTTCACTGTAGCTTGGGTAGGTCTCTCCTGCGTGTATCAGATGTGGTTCATCGTTGGTGACTTGTCCGTCAGCGCTAAGAAGGTCGTTGCCCATGCTTTCTTCAGGGGCTCCATCTTGTTGGGTGTCCCTGCCTTGTTGtacctcttcttctttgcagTTCATTTCCAGGTGTTGAGCAAGGAAGGTGATGGTTCTGCTTTCATGTCCAGTGCCTTCAGAGCCGGCTTGGAAGGCAACAGCATTCCCAAGAATATTATTGCTCAAGTGGGTTTAGGTTCGACTGTAACAATTCGTCACATCGACACTCAAGGTGGCTATTTGCACTCGCACGAACACTACTATCCTGCTGGTTCCAAACAGCAACAGATTACGTTATACCCCCATTTGgactccaacaacaaatgGTTCATCGAACCATACAGCAACCTCACTGTGTACAATGAAACGTTTGTGCCTTTGACAGATGGTATGAAGGTAAGATTAAAGCACATCAATTCAGGCAAGAGATTGCACTCTCACGATGAAAAGCCTCCTGTCAGTGAACGTGACTGGCAGAAGGAAGCTTCTTGTTACGGGTTCGAAGGATTTGCCGGTGACGCCAATGACGACTGGGTTGTAGAAATCGTAAGCCACAGGACCCCAGAGGGCGAAGCCCGCAATAACGTGATCGCCTTAACATCTGTAATCAGATTCAGACACGCCATGTCTGGACACTATTTGTTCTCGTCGGAAGTCAAATTGCCAGAATGGGGTTTTggccaacaagaagtctCTGCTGCCTCGTCTGGTAGAAGAGCATTGACCCACTGGTATATCGAGACTAATGAAAATCCTATGTTGAGCCAGAGTGAAGCCAGGATCATCAACTATCCTAAGTTAACGTTGTTGCAGAAGTTCACTGAGTCCCACAAGCGCATGTGGAAGATCAACCAGGGCTTAACCGATCACCATAACTGGCAGTCTGAACCCCAAGAATGGCCATTGATGTTGAGAGGTATTAACTACTGGGTCAGAGAACACAGACAAGTATATTTGATGGGTAATGCCGTGACCTGGTGGACTGTCTCGTCTGTTATTgctgttttcttcttgtacaCTGCCATTCAAGCTATCAGATGGCACACTGGTAGTCAAATTGCGACTGACAAGAATGTttacaacttcaatttccaaGCCTTTTCATACATATTGGGTTGGGGTCTTCATTACCTCCCATTCTTCATTATGGGTAGACAATTGTTCTTGCATCACTACTTGCCAGCTCTTTACTTTGGTATCTTGGCTCTCGGACACTTCCTTGAACTTTTTACTGGTTACTTCTTGGCCCGCTCCCAATTCTTACAAAGATTCGGCTTGGGCTTGGTCACCATCTTTGTTGCTCTCAGCGCTGTTTTCTACATCAATTACTCTCCTTTGATTTATGCCACCAACTGGACCAAAGACCAGTGTAAGAGATCTAAGGCCATCAGTACTTGGGACTTTGACTGTAACACCTTCCACGGAAACATCAGCGAGTACAGCATCGACGAAGCTGCTCTGCTTACAAGTGCTAGCAAGATTGCTGACGATCTTCTCAAAAAGGTAGAAGAAGCTCACGAGACGCCTG TGGCTGAAccagttcaacaagtcctCAAGGTTGAAGAACCGGCTGCTGAAGACCCAGTAGCAGAGCCAGTAGAggaagttgtagaagttaTTGATGTTTCTGCACAATAG
- the ENA5 gene encoding Na+ ATPase (P-type ATPase involved in Na+ efflux~go_component membrane~go_function ATP binding; hydrolase activity, acting on acid anhydrides, catalyzing transmembrane movement of substances; ATPase activity, coupled to transmembrane movement of ions, phosphorylative mechanism; catalytic activity~go_process cation transport; metabolism), with product MAKILAHQVFNAMVLILIISLVIALAIRDWISGGVIGFVVFINVFVGFIQEYKAEKTMNSLKSLSSPTAKVLREGHSIDIDSENVVPGDIVIIGAGDTVPADLRLFNAVNLETDEALLTGESLPVAKVHTEVYTDDVPVPVGDRLNMAFSSSVVSKGRGSGIVVSTGLHTEIGNIADSLKNGDDKLIVKVDKSTNPGFKDYFFAASKSTYNIVMNVLGTNVGTPLQRKLSWLAIFLFWVAVLFAIVVMASQKMRVTKNVAIYAICVALSMIPSSLIVVLTITMAIGAQVMVTKNVIVRKLDSLEALGGINDICSDKTGTLTMGKMIARKVWIPTLGTYMVQNSNEPFNPTVGELVYNESSPKEIKDSDEEADYIPNFPVPHPNLFSKWIDTAILANIASVKLSPVANSDKLEWQAHGDATEIAINVFTTRLGYSRDSMIEDQELEHLAEFPFDSSIKRMSTVYANTKSSVSTVYTKGAVERVLSICKYWYKNKDELIPLSEEDKNVIEANMAVLSSEGLRVLAFAQRQINTAKEDVNKRDDVEQNLVFLGLIGIYDPPRPESARSVKLCHKAGINVHMLTGDHPGTARAIAQEVGILPHNLYHYSEEVVRVMVMTANEFDSLSDEEVDNLPVLPLVIARCAPQTKVRMIEALHRRKKFVAMTGDGVNDSPSLKKADVGIAMGLNGSDVAKDAADIVLTDDNFASILNAIEEGRRMSSNIQKFVLQLLAENVAQAIYLMVGLAFMDKSGYSVFPLAPVEVLWIIVVTSCFPAMGLGQEKASDDILDLPPNSTIFTWEVIIDMCAYGFWMAVCCLICFVVIVFGKGNGYLGIDCNTGSGSGCDLVFQGRSGAFAAFTWCALFLSWECLHMRLSFFKMRPESEHSWWKQLGMDLWENQFLFWSIIFGFVSVFPVVYIPVINDKVFLHGPIGYEWGLSFAFTILFFLGAEGWKWFKRVYYRKTAARNPEYELERNDPFQKYASFSRSNTVAVNV from the coding sequence ATGGCGAAAATCTTGGCCCACCAAGTATTCAACGCCATGGTTTTGATTTTAATCATTTCTTTGGTGATTGCTTTGGCAATCAGAGATTGGATCTCTGGTGGTGTGATTGGCTTCGTAGTCTTTATCAATGTGTTTGTAGGTTTTATTCAGGAGTACAAGGCCGAAAAAACAATGAATTCATTGAAGTCCTTGTCTTCTCCTACTGCCAAAGTGTTGAGAGAGGGTCACTCAATCGATATTGACTCCGAAAACGTAGTTCCTGGTGATATTGTAATCATAGGCGCGGGAGACACGGTTCCGGCCGATTTGAGATTGTTCAATGCCGtgaacttggaaacagATGAGGCATTGTTGACCGGTGAATCGTTGCCCGTAGCAAAGGTCCACACTGAAGTCTACACTGACGATGTTCCTGTTCCAGTGGGAGACCGTTTGAACATGgccttttcttcttctgtagtAAGCAAGGGAAGAGGATCTGGAATTGTTGTTTCTACTGGTTTACATACTGAAATCGGCAACATTGCCGACTCCTTGAAGAACGGTGACGATAAGCTAATTGTCAAGGTCGACAAGTCGACCAACCCAGGTTTCAAAGACTACTTCTTTGCTGCTCTGAAGTCTACCTACAACATAGTCATGAATGTATTGGGTACCAATGTCGGTACACCTTTGCAGAGGAAGTTGTCTTGGTTGGctatcttcttgttctgggTGGCTGTCTTGTTTGCTATTGTAGTTATGGCTTCACAGAAGATGAGAGTCACCAAAAATGTTGCCATCTATGCCATTTGTGTAGCTCTTTCTATgattccttcttctttgattgtCGTCTTGACCATTACCATGGCTATTGGAGCCCAAGTAATGGTGACCAAGAATGTCATTGTTAGAAAGTTGGACTCGTTGGAAGCCTTGGGTGGTATCAACGATATCTGCTCTGACAAGACTGGAACTTTGACCATGGGTAAGATGATTGCCAGAAAGGTCTGGATTCCTACTTTGGGTACGTATATGGTTCAAAACTCTAACGAGCCATTTAATCCAACAGTTGGAGAACTTGTTTACAACGAATCTTCGCCAAAGGAAATCAAAGATAGTGACGAAGAAGCGGATTATATTCCCAACTTTCCTGTTCCACATCCAAACTTGTTCCTGAAGTGGATTGACACTGCTATTTTGGCCAACATTGCCTCTGTCAAATTGTCTCCTGTTGCAAATTCTGACAAATTGGAATGGCAAGCTCATGGTGATGCTACTGAAATCGCCATCAATGTCTTCACCACCAGGTTGGGCTACAGCAGAGATTCGATGATAGAGGATCAAGAATTGGAACATTTAGCCGAATTTCCTTTTGACTCCAGCATTAAGAGAATGTCTACCGTTTACGCCAATACTAAGTCGCTGGTTTCCACCGTATACACCAAAGGTGCTGTGGAAAGAGTCTTGAGTATTTGTAAGTACTGGTACAAGAATAAAGATGAGTTGATTCCTCTTTCCGAGGAAGACAAGAACGTTATTGAGGCCAACATGGCTGTGTTGTCGTCTGAAGGTTTGAGAGTTTTGGCTTTTGCTCAACGTCAAATCAACACTGCTAAGGAAGACGTCAACAAGAGGGATGATGTCGAGCAGAATTTGGTTTTCTTGGGTTTGATCGGTATCTATGATCCTCCTAGACCAGAGAGCGCCAGATCCGTTAAGTTGTGTCACAAGGCTGGTATAAATGTTCACATGTTGACTGGTGATCATCCTGGTACAGCCAGAGCAATAGCTCAGGAAGTTGGGATTTTGCCTCACAATTTGTACCACTACAGTGAAGAGGTAGTTAGAGTTATGGTGATGACAGCCAATGAGTTTGACAGTTTGTCggatgaagaagtggaCAATTTGCCCGTTTTGCCATTGGTTATTGCTAGATGTGCTCCACAGACCAAGGTTCGTATGATTGAAGCCTTGCATCGCCGTAAGAAGTTTGTGGCAATGACAGGTGATGGTGTCAACGACTCTCCTTCTTTAAAGAAAGCCGATGTTGGCATTGCCATGGGTCTCAATGGTTCAGATGTCGCTAAAGATGCTGCTGATATTGTGTTGACCGATGATAATTTTGCTTCTATCTTGAATgccattgaagaaggtagAAGAATGTCATCCAACATTCAGAAGTTTGTGTTGCAGTTGTTGGCTGAAAATGTCGCTCAGGCCATCTACTTGATGGTTGGTTTGGCATTCATGGACAAGTCTGGCTACTCTGTTTTCCCCTTGGCCCCTGTTGAAGTATTGTGGATTATTGTTGTCACCTCCTGCTTCCCGGCAATGGGTTTGGGTCAAGAAAAAGCCCTGGACGATATCTTGGATTTGCCTCCCAACAGCACCATATTCACCTGGGAAGTCATCATCGACATGTGTGCTTATGGTTTCTGGATGGCTGTCTGTTGTCTTATCTGTTTCGTTGTCATTGTCTTCGGTAAAGGAAATGGCTatcttggaattgactGCAACACTGGGTCTGGTTCTGGCTGTGACTTGGTATTCCAGGGTAGATCCGGTGCTTTTGCTGCCTTTACCTGGTGTGCCTTGTTTTTGAGTTGGGAATGTTTGCACATGAGATTgtcgttcttcaagatgagACCCGAGTCCGAGCACTCATGGTGGAAGCAGTTGGGTATGGATCTCTGGGAAAACcagttcttgttctggtCTATCATCTTTGGATTTGTTTCGGTGTTTCCCGTCGTTTACATCCCTGTTATCAACGACAAGGTGTTCTTGCATGGTCCTATCGGCTACGAATGGGGTCTCTCTTTTGCTTTCACCATCTTGTTTTTCTTGGGCGCCGAAGGATGGAAGTGGTTCAAGAGGGTCTACTACAGAAAGACGGCTGCCAGAAACCCTGAATACGAGTTGGAGAGAAATGATCCATTCCAAAAGTACGCCTCATTCTCTAGAAGCAACACCGTGGCAGTCAATGTTTGA
- the AMD4 gene encoding amidase (go_function amidase activity), whose protein sequence is MVAYTDFLTTDSLSQYEDSDKYTKEWVPLIEKYRSDLAAATPEELKVKLPKDFDALVEEQFNPLEYLYSEKLLTPEEFALTDSSASSLASRIAAGELTAVQVFKAFSKRAVIAHQFTNCAMDFFIDEGLKRAEYLDEYFKKNGKTVGPLHGVPVSLKEHMNYKNRITHGGYVSLLKNVPKTSSATVQILEDLGAVYYIRTTQPQTLMHLDSANNISGLTRNPYNMSLSSGGSSSGEGAVVAFGGSALGVGSDIGGSIRGPAAFSGCIGLRPTSKRVSLNGGVSSGAGQESVPAVIGPFARTVEDIDLWMKSYVNEGKPWLVDPNSLPMPWRPVEAPDAKSLTIAVMYDDGNVRPSPAVTRGLNFTVEKLKSAGVNVVEFKPIRTKEAYETVHKMYNCDGNYMQRKLLAASGEPLVKLTKWSLNYGNGEKNYTVKENRELNVIRDSLKQDYNDFLLQNKIDFILSPTYNNAAPRSEEVFNWSYTSLFNILDFPTLVFQTGLKQDPKIDVWPAEAANYTYRSELEKLENENYIPENFINAPIGLQLSGRRYFDEEVVAAGKTIVQILGADLLKH, encoded by the coding sequence ATGGTCGCCTACACAGATTTCTTAACTACCGATTCACTCTCGCAGTACGAAGACAGCGACAAGTACACCAAGGAATGGGTACCTCTCATCGAGAAGTACAGACTGGATTTGGCTGCCGCTACTCCcgaagaattgaaggtCAAATTGCCCAAGGATTTTGACGCGTTGGTTGAAGAACAGTTCAATCCGCTCGAGTATTTGTACAGTGAGAAGTTGTTAACTCCTGAGGAGTTTGCACTTACTGACTCATCAGCTTCGTCTCTTGCCTCGAGAATTGCAGCTGGTGAATTGACTGCTGTGCAAGTTTTCAAGGCTTTCTCCAAGAGAGCCGTGATTGCCCATCAGTTCACCAACTGTGCCAtggacttcttcattgatgaAGGCTTGAAGAGAGCTGAGTACTTGGACGagtacttcaagaagaacggCAAGACCGTTGGTCCTTTGCACGGTGTACCTGTTTCGTTGAAAGAACACATGAACTACAAGAACAGAATCACCCACGGAGGATATGTctcgttgttgaaaaatgttCCTAAGACTTCATCCGCTACTGTCCAGattttggaagacttgGGGGCTGTCTACTACATCAGAACAACTCAGCCGCAGACGTTGATGCATTTGGACTCTGCTAACAACATCTCTGGTTTAACCAGAAACCCTTACAACATGTCGTTGTCTTCTGGAGGTTCATCTTCCGGTGAAGGTGCTGTAGTTGCCTTTGGAGGCTCTGCCCTTGGTGTAGGTTCCGACATCGGTGGCTCCATCAGAGGACCTGCCGCCTTCTCCGGATGTATTGGTTTGAGACCAACATCCAAGAGAGTCTCGTTGAACGGAGGAGTCAGCTCTGGTGCTGGTCAAGAATCTGTTCCTGCTGTGATTGGCCCATTTGCTCGTACTGTAGAGGACATAGACTTGTGGATGAAGTCGTACGTCAATGAGGGAAAGCCTTGGTTAGTAGATCCAAACAGTTTGCCTATGCCTTGGAGGCCTGTAGAGGCTCCAGACGCCAAGAGCTTGACAATCGCCGTAATGTACGATGATGGAAACGTGAGACCAAGTCCAGCTGTGACCAGAGGCTTGAACTTCACTgtagaaaagttgaagtctgCTGGTGTTAATGTTGTAGAGTTCAAGCCAATTAGAACAAAAGAAGCATATGAAACTGTCCATAAGATGTACAACTGTGATGGAAACTACATGCAGAGAAAGTTGTTGGCTGCTTCTGGTGAACCATTGGTGAAGTTGACGAAATGGAGTTTGAACTACGGTAACGGTGAAAAGAACTATACAGTCAAGGAAAACCGTGAGTTGAACGTCATCAGAGACTCCTTGAAACAAGATTATAACGATTTCTTGTTGCAAAACAAAATCGACTTCATCTTGAGTCCAACTTACAACAACGCTGCTCCCAGATCTGAAGAGGTATTCAACTGGTCCTACACCTCGTTGTTCAACATTTTGGATTTCCCTACGTTAGTGTTCCAGACAGGCTTGAAGCAGGACCCCAAGATCGACGTGTGGCCAGCAGAAGCTGCTAACTACACGTACAGAAGCgaattggaaaaattggaaaacgaAAACTACATTCCAGAAAACTTTATCAATGCTCCTATCGGATTACAGTTGTCAGGTAGAAGATactttgacgaagaagttgtgGCAGCCGGTAAGACCATTGTGCAGATCTTGGGTGCAGACTTACTCAAGCATTAA